In a single window of the Drosophila subpulchrella strain 33 F10 #4 breed RU33 chromosome X, RU_Dsub_v1.1 Primary Assembly, whole genome shotgun sequence genome:
- the LOC119556989 gene encoding trypsin isoform X1 has product MSPSKFFVCFLLIFVKSELVPELNTTQLQDMPHEGPEKDPKPSDFQFLITGGYRPKTNKLVKYVVSLRLGKSKKFFGDNHFCAGAIFSPRAILTAAHCLYSNRRKLMPKKLTVIAGTPKRLVKSDATQIVQAHKLIPHPKYKKGKSQKYDVGIVLMKDDLNLGGSAASIPLYNKAPVAGVECSIVGWGTVIQYGPLPDEVINGDVKILPDSFCRKLLGWSNTGMLCANDQTNTEVDSCQGDSGGPLICDNKVTGIVSFGTGCGEPDSAGIYTDVYHFREWINENSCPRTIYPIRTLLILMLLLQLAFLAGVS; this is encoded by the exons ATGAGTCCGTCCAAATTCTTTGTGTGCTTTTTGCTGATTTTTGTAAAGTCAGAGCTGGTCCCGGAATTGAACACGACACAACTGCAAGATATGCCGCACGAAGGTCCAGAGAAGGATCCTAAACCCTCGGATTTTCAATTCCTAATTACAGGCGGATATAGGCCCAAGACAAACAAACTGGTCAAATATGTGGTTTCATTGCGATTGGGCAAGTCCAAGAAGTTCTTCGGGGATAATCACTTTTGCGCGGGTGCGATTTTTAGCCCACGGGCCATTCTAACGGCGGCCCACTGCTTATATTCTAA TCGCCGCAAGCTGATGCCCAAGAAGTTGACGGTCATCGCTGGGACGCCAAAGAGGCTGGTGAAAAGCGATGCTACACAGATAGTTCAAGCCCACAAACTCATTCCGCACCCCAAATACAAGAAAGGCAAATCGCAGAAGTATGACGTTGGTATAGTGCTGATGAAGGATGATCTCAATCTAGGGGGCTCTGCCGCCAGTATACCTCTGTATAATAAGGCTCCGGTGGCCGGGGTCGAGTGCAGCATCGTTGGCTGGGGAACGGTCATACAG TACGGCCCACTTCCGGATGAGGTCATCAATGGCGATGTGAAAATCCTGCCAGACTCCTTCTGCCGAAAGCTCCTGGGCTGGAGCAACACGGGCATGCTCTGCGCCAACGACCAGACCAACACCGAGGTGGACAGCTGCCAGGGTGACTCGGGCGGCCCGCTCATCTGTGACAACAAGGTGACCGGCATCGTGTCCTTCGGCACGGGTTGCGGCGAACCCGATTCGGCTGGAATCTACACCGATGTCTACCACTTTCGGGAATGGATCAACGAGAACTCCTGCCCCCGGACCATATATCCGATTCGCACCCTATTGATCctgatgctgctgctccaACTGGCATTTCTGGCGGGTGTATCCTAG
- the LOC119556989 gene encoding trypsin alpha-3 isoform X2, whose product MPKKLTVIAGTPKRLVKSDATQIVQAHKLIPHPKYKKGKSQKYDVGIVLMKDDLNLGGSAASIPLYNKAPVAGVECSIVGWGTVIQYGPLPDEVINGDVKILPDSFCRKLLGWSNTGMLCANDQTNTEVDSCQGDSGGPLICDNKVTGIVSFGTGCGEPDSAGIYTDVYHFREWINENSCPRTIYPIRTLLILMLLLQLAFLAGVS is encoded by the exons ATGCCCAAGAAGTTGACGGTCATCGCTGGGACGCCAAAGAGGCTGGTGAAAAGCGATGCTACACAGATAGTTCAAGCCCACAAACTCATTCCGCACCCCAAATACAAGAAAGGCAAATCGCAGAAGTATGACGTTGGTATAGTGCTGATGAAGGATGATCTCAATCTAGGGGGCTCTGCCGCCAGTATACCTCTGTATAATAAGGCTCCGGTGGCCGGGGTCGAGTGCAGCATCGTTGGCTGGGGAACGGTCATACAG TACGGCCCACTTCCGGATGAGGTCATCAATGGCGATGTGAAAATCCTGCCAGACTCCTTCTGCCGAAAGCTCCTGGGCTGGAGCAACACGGGCATGCTCTGCGCCAACGACCAGACCAACACCGAGGTGGACAGCTGCCAGGGTGACTCGGGCGGCCCGCTCATCTGTGACAACAAGGTGACCGGCATCGTGTCCTTCGGCACGGGTTGCGGCGAACCCGATTCGGCTGGAATCTACACCGATGTCTACCACTTTCGGGAATGGATCAACGAGAACTCCTGCCCCCGGACCATATATCCGATTCGCACCCTATTGATCctgatgctgctgctccaACTGGCATTTCTGGCGGGTGTATCCTAG